The Sphingosinicellaceae bacterium genome includes the window CATTGTCACTCCTGAACTCGCGCCGCGCTGCATCTGCGCGGACGCGCGAGGACGCTATGGTAAACGTCTGTGCGGGGGTCAACGGCGCGGGTCAGGATGCTAGGTGAGAGAGCATGTCGCGTATGCTGCAAGGGTGCCCCGTGCGTCGGTCGTTTCGTTTCTGGGTTGCAGGGTTAGCGCCATTCGGAGTCGGCCTTGTCCTGATCACAGCGTCGCGGCAGTGCTGGTTGCTGGACTTGTGGCTGTCGTGGTTGAAGCACAGAGCATAGACGTTCCGTAAGGCATGACTGGTGAGCGATCATCGCACGCCGACGTGGCTTCCATACCGCTACGGCACCTCTACAGGCCCGCTCTACACCTCTGCCCACGGCGGGGTCAGATACTGAGCGCCGTAACGGTCGGCACGTGCAATCGCATTCTCGTAGAAGGCACGGGTCGCGGCACCGGGACGCGGGCCAGGTGCAACGCAGTGGGCTGCCGACACTCAGGCTGACCGCAGGCATCTCCGGAGCGGATTTAGCTGCCTGCCTTAGCCATCACCAACCTGCCTTAAGTACGAAATTGGCGATTCGATGATCCGTCTGAAACACCGAATGCACTCACCCCGTAGACAGAGAGCGGCCATTCGCTGCTCTGCCTTACCCAAATGAGCATATTCCGCAAGATCGGTTTAGAATCCGCAGGATAGGCAGCCCTCGCTAAGCCGAGCGATGCAATTGAGCGCATTCGTACGCATAAACAGTGAGCGGAGCTGAATTCCGTGATAGGAGTAGCGCCAGATTGTCGACCCCGGCTGCCAGCCTGTTAATGATTTTCCGATCGACCTTATTGCGTAGTTCTTCGGTTAATGGCACATGAGGCGAGGTGTTACACTATGCCAGATCTCACGTTGGCTGTTCCAACCGCCGTGAACAGTCTGCTACTAGCGGTGATTGGCGCATCAGACGCGCCACTTGTACTACTAGATGGGGACTTCACCGTTCTCGCGGTTAGCAAATCATTCTGTAGCATCTACGATATGGTAGCCGCGCATGAAGTCGGCCGGTCTCTGTTTAATCTGCGGGGCGGTGAGTGGGACGTACCAGAGGTCCGTTCGCTACTTCATTCGACGATGGCCGGCTATTCGAAGATCGGGTCGTTTGAGATTGATCTCGAACGACAGGGTAAGGGTGCTCGACGCCTTGTCCTCGGGGCACAAAGAATGGACTATGCGGACTGGGACAACATACGGATCATCTTAACGATCGCGGACGTGACCGATGCGCGCCTTGCGGAGAGGATCAAGGAACGGGTACTCGAGGAGAAGACAATACTCCTCCGCGAGCTGCGGTATCGGTTCGCCAACAGCCTGCAGATAATCGCGAGTGTTCTGATGCAGAGCGCAAGTCGCATTCACTCTGAAGAGACCCGGTCCCACCTCTACGATGCCCATCACCGTGTCATGTCGGTCGCTGCGATCCAGCGGCACCTCACCAACGTCACGGAGAGCGGCGTCCAGATGCGCACCTACCTGACGGAATTGTGCCAGAGCATCTGCGCTTCGATGATCAACAGAGACCAGAGTTTGGCGCTGCAGGTCCATATCGATGACAGCATGGCCACCGCTGATTTCTCGATGAGCATAGGCTTGGTAGTGACCGAACTGGTCATCAACGCGCTGAAGCACGCCTTCCCCGGCCAGCGCGCGGGTACGATCAACGTCACTTACAATGGCTTCAAGAAGGATTGGCTTCTTTCGGTAATTGATGACGGCATTGGAATGCCCACGAATTCTTTGCATCACCACGCCGGCCTGGGGACCAGCATCGTGAGTGCCATCGCACACCGGCTCTCCGCTCGGGTCGAGCGGGAAGATGCCAACCCCGGAACGAAGGTCTCGGTGCTCAGCGGACTGCGCGACGATCGAGCCGGCGTCCGAGGCGGCATGAGGTTGTCGACATGACCGCGCTTAGCCCATTGCGGTATCCGGTTTCTCCGCTTTCCTGGGATGGGATCTCCGCGCCGCCGCTGATGAGCAGCGAGGGCGGTGGTTGGACGCGGCCGCTGATCCGCTGGTGGTGCGACGTCGAACCCGACATCGTGCAGCCGGCGCTCGATCATCATTACCTCACGATGCATCTCGGCGGACCGAAGCGGATCGTGCGTCGAGGCGAGGGCGGCGTTGAAACCGTTGAAACCGATACGGGCGCCCTATCCATCGTCCCGGCTGGCGCCGCTTACGAGTGGAGTACTGTGGGCCCGATCGAATTCGCGCATATCTATCTCGCACCGGGTGCTCTCCGCCGTGTCAGCTTGGAAGAGCTGGATCGGGACGTTGGGTCCCTGTGTCTCGAAGATCGACTGGGAGTGCGTGACCCACTGCTGCAGACGTTGTTCCTCGAGTTGCTGGAGGAGATGGCCGGGGCGACCCCGGCATCCCGTCTATACGTAGATACCTTGCTCCACTCGCTTCAGCTCCGCCTGCTCAGGACGTACGCTAACGCTCCGTCCGCGCCCTTGCGACAGCGGCATTCGATCGCTCCGTTCCGGCTGCGGCGAGTGCTGGACTTCATGGAGGCGAACCTCGCCGAGGATATCGCGTTGACCGACCTGGCGGCAGCGGCCGGAGCCAGCCCGTTCCATTTCAGTCGCGCCTTCGCTACCGCAACCGGAATGCCCCCGTACCGGTACCTCCTCACCCGGCGGGCCATCCGGGCCAAGGACCTGCTAGCTTCGGGCGAAGGATCGATGGCGGATGTCGCGCGCAAGTGCGGCTTCAACAGCGCGGCACAGTTCTCGCGGATGTTCAAGCTGATCACCGGAACATCTCCGCTCAAGTTCAGGCAGAGATGATCATTGCCAGCCGTCGGATCGGACGCTGAGCTAAGGTCAGGACCCATTAATTTGCTTGCGTAAGTGGCGATCGCTTGATTCAGTGGTAGCGCTGAAGGAGGTGTTGCCATGAGCGATTTGATGTTGTTGTCGGAGGCGCAGATGCGGCGGATCGAGCCGCATTTTCCGCTGTCGCACGGGGTGCCGAGGGTCGACGACCGTCGGGTGATCAGCGGGATCATTTTCGTGATCAGGAACGGGCTGCGCTGGCGCGATGCGCCCAAGGACTACGGCCCGCACAAGACGATCTACAACCGCTTCATCGGCTGGAGCCGGCTGGGCGTGTTCAACCGAATTTTCGCCGCGCTCGCGGCGAAAGGCGGCAAGCCCGACCAGCTGATGATCGATGCGACGCACCTGAAGGCGCACCGGACTGCGGCCAGTCTCCTCAAAAAGGGGCTCTTCCCCGATGTATCGGACGCACCAAAAGGCGGCCTGAACTCGAAGCTGCACGCGGTCTGCGACGGCCAGGGCCGACCGTTGGTCATGCTGCTCACCGAGGGGCAGACCAGCGACTACAAGGGCGCCGCGCTGATGCTCGAGGCCTTGCCGAAAGCCAAGGTCATGCTCGGCGACTGGGGCTACGACGCCGACTGGTTCCGCACCGCCCTGCTCGCCAAGGGCATTGCGCCGTGCATTCCATCGAAGGCCAACCGCAAGGTGCCGATCGACCATGACCGGACGCTCTACCGGCAGCGTCACCGCATCGAGAACATGTTTGGCAAGCTCAAGGATTGGCGCCGCATCCACACCCGCTACGACCGCTGCGCCCACACATTCTTCTCGGCCATCGTTATCGCCGCCACCGTCATCTTCTGGCTTTGATCAATGAGTCCTGATCATAGGTCATAGCTTATCCTGCCGATAACAGGCTGATCTTGCTGGCTTTGCTCGTGGTGGGCGCTACTGATCGCATTCATCTAGCCCTGAGGCTCTGTCGGATCATTATAGCGGTTTGTCGGGATCATCTGGGATTGCGCATTGGCTATCACCCGCGGCTTCAAGGGGCGACGTCGGCCCTCGGGCGAGCTCTCCGACCGAGTCCCTCCTGGTCAGCACCTCGTTTCCGACTTTCCGGTGCTGACTGCGGGTCCCACCCCGCATACCTCCTTGGAGCGCTGGTCGTTGACGCTGCGCGATTCGGAGCGAACGTTCGCCACATTGAGCTGGTCCGACCTCGGGGCTCTGTCGCAGACCGAGCTGAACGCCGACATTCATTGCGTCACCAAGTGGACAAGACTCGACACGCGCTGGCGCGGCGTCACGATAGACGATCTTCTGATAACGGCAGGCCTGAGCAGGCCGCCGGGCAGGTTCGTCACGGCCGAGTGCGATGGCGGTTACACGACTAACCTGCCTGTGGAAGACCTGATCGATGGAAGGGCGATCATTGCGACGCACTTCGCTGACGTACCCTTGGCCCCAGCGCACGGCGGCCCGGGGCGTCTGCTAGTGCCCCATTTATATCTCTGGAAGAGCGCTAAGTGGATCCGGGCGCTTCGTTTCTGCGACGAGGACCATCCGGGGTTCTGGGAGTCTCTGGGCTATCACATGTATGGCGACCCTTGGCGTGAACAGCGCTATGCGGGCGATGCCTGATGAGTGCGCGGCAGCCACCCATTCGCTGGCTGATCGCCACCGTTATCGCGAAGCAGCTTGAGACGCCGTACGTGATGACATTGGTCCTGAACGTCCCGCATTGGCCGGGTCACAAGGCGGGCCAGCATGTCGACTTACGCCTGACGGCGGACGACGGATATCAAGCGCAGCGCAGCTATTCGATTGCGTCGGCCAGCGACGGCGGGACGGTCGCCATCACCGTCGAGCGCGTCGCCGACGGAGAGGTCTCCTCTTTCCTGCTCGACGAGGTCCGGATCGCCGACGATCTCGAGCTTCGTGGTCCGATCGGAGGATATTTCGTCTGGAGTCCGGAAGATCGCCGTCCGCTGCTCCTTATAGGTGGAGGTTCGGGGGTCGTACCGTTGATGTCCATACTGCGTGCCCGAGCTAAGGCACAGGAGCGTCCCACGGCTCACCTGCTTTACTCGTCGCGTGAGCAAGACGCGATAATCTACCGCCACGAACTCGATCGGATGGCCGCAGGCGACGACGGGATAGAGATCCTCTATACTTTAACGCGCAGGCAGCCTTCCGGTTGGGCGGGCGCAAGCAGGCGGATAGACAGATCGATGCTGGAGGGCTTCGGCTTTTCCCCGGACGACGATCCGATCGCGTTTGTATGTGGCCCAACGGCATTCGTCGAGGAGGTCGCGGCCAACCTGCTCGCGATCGGCTATAGGAACGACATGGTACGAACCGAGCGCTTCGGACCGACGGGAGCAGATGAATGATCGAACAACGCTTCCCTCTCGACGGCAACGCAGCTGGCGGCCCGCTCACGAGGTTGTTTGCCGCCGACATCACTGGGGCCATAGTCACGTGCGTGGGATGCGGCCGCGAGGGACCGCTAGCGACACTCGCCTTGTACGGGAGGGAGAGTGGCTTGATACTCCGTTGCCCGGGCTGCGCGACGATAAACCTGCGGTTTCTCGATACCGGCAAGACGATGCATCTCGACCTTCGAGGATGTGCGCTCCTAACCATACATGAAGCCGGGTCCGCCTAGTTCGGAAGAAGGCAGGTGCGACGTCGAGGGACACTCCTCAACGGGCCGAAGCGATAGCCGTCCACGTCACTGAGCTTCCGTTCATGCGGAAGCTGCAGTCCGGCCGGTGCGGGCGCTATCG containing:
- a CDS encoding IS5 family transposase; translated protein: MSDLMLLSEAQMRRIEPHFPLSHGVPRVDDRRVISGIIFVIRNGLRWRDAPKDYGPHKTIYNRFIGWSRLGVFNRIFAALAAKGGKPDQLMIDATHLKAHRTAASLLKKGLFPDVSDAPKGGLNSKLHAVCDGQGRPLVMLLTEGQTSDYKGAALMLEALPKAKVMLGDWGYDADWFRTALLAKGIAPCIPSKANRKVPIDHDRTLYRQRHRIENMFGKLKDWRRIHTRYDRCAHTFFSAIVIAATVIFWL
- a CDS encoding AraC family transcriptional regulator, yielding MTALSPLRYPVSPLSWDGISAPPLMSSEGGGWTRPLIRWWCDVEPDIVQPALDHHYLTMHLGGPKRIVRRGEGGVETVETDTGALSIVPAGAAYEWSTVGPIEFAHIYLAPGALRRVSLEELDRDVGSLCLEDRLGVRDPLLQTLFLELLEEMAGATPASRLYVDTLLHSLQLRLLRTYANAPSAPLRQRHSIAPFRLRRVLDFMEANLAEDIALTDLAAAAGASPFHFSRAFATATGMPPYRYLLTRRAIRAKDLLASGEGSMADVARKCGFNSAAQFSRMFKLITGTSPLKFRQR
- a CDS encoding ferredoxin reductase — protein: MSARQPPIRWLIATVIAKQLETPYVMTLVLNVPHWPGHKAGQHVDLRLTADDGYQAQRSYSIASASDGGTVAITVERVADGEVSSFLLDEVRIADDLELRGPIGGYFVWSPEDRRPLLLIGGGSGVVPLMSILRARAKAQERPTAHLLYSSREQDAIIYRHELDRMAAGDDGIEILYTLTRRQPSGWAGASRRIDRSMLEGFGFSPDDDPIAFVCGPTAFVEEVAANLLAIGYRNDMVRTERFGPTGADE
- a CDS encoding sulfite oxidase-like oxidoreductase, whose product is MTRGFKGRRRPSGELSDRVPPGQHLVSDFPVLTAGPTPHTSLERWSLTLRDSERTFATLSWSDLGALSQTELNADIHCVTKWTRLDTRWRGVTIDDLLITAGLSRPPGRFVTAECDGGYTTNLPVEDLIDGRAIIATHFADVPLAPAHGGPGRLLVPHLYLWKSAKWIRALRFCDEDHPGFWESLGYHMYGDPWREQRYAGDA
- a CDS encoding sensor histidine kinase; translated protein: MAGYSKIGSFEIDLERQGKGARRLVLGAQRMDYADWDNIRIILTIADVTDARLAERIKERVLEEKTILLRELRYRFANSLQIIASVLMQSASRIHSEETRSHLYDAHHRVMSVAAIQRHLTNVTESGVQMRTYLTELCQSICASMINRDQSLALQVHIDDSMATADFSMSIGLVVTELVINALKHAFPGQRAGTINVTYNGFKKDWLLSVIDDGIGMPTNSLHHHAGLGTSIVSAIAHRLSARVEREDANPGTKVSVLSGLRDDRAGVRGGMRLST